The proteins below are encoded in one region of Drosophila santomea strain STO CAGO 1482 chromosome 3R, Prin_Dsan_1.1, whole genome shotgun sequence:
- the LOC120451523 gene encoding uncharacterized protein LOC120451523 — MHYYLAAICLAGFMGSALGQYNLVQKDNCIIPKILQGSWFSWETGLPTLTVIDATSMSSRGYCINYMRHKGDEYSFVFKERSKDCYHCVRTIIRTLNVFEKFEGPCVGIPAGQEPTVDYVCRGVKDDQQLITLFNENFVPINCRSSLEGVWHFTYQNRFRFTGVCDKPDARIQSCQTAGTQFLIQNQKFNVTYQQCEGMEGTFTGTVEFSCLGDWFVGKNHYFAVANTKESRKDEKYRCFLKNRDDDLYVGVSITAECNTLKTPETSPERLKLTPVKAEFVEPGCTLPQNFSGEWVNTANIDADVSISETHINETYYPDKARYRKTIYVCRERRGNRVMMARLTVDGCQKDYVCFDFMPRHHNIIRYRKGLAVIKDDFSTVCSWVQFPNSEAWKYDLFLARNPVPVRCPVAGKFNFTQRGEHPFRTRILGGVTLSPRPDIHCKQNISDLSVCDTDQKELAVDENYCLSVDHLGRPVDIYSDPDYRMKCIGFWKENLKSYLITYDDLDPLSKYRCWVYQRADLNRVLMSQAVGAFCKLEQDVTSWNHSEGAAVAIDAVEYERERDDCPMYFDDGLNPWKPSDASNIIFDWDFYRAGAATLNSQLTGLVIVALVLVRSLVAY; from the exons ATGCATTATTACCTGGCAGCTATCTGTCTGGCGGGCTTTATGGGCTCAG CTCTCGGCCAGTACAACCTGGTGCAGAAGGACAACTGCATCATACCAAAGATCCTGCAGGGATCATGGTTCTCCTGGGAAACGGGCCTGCCCACGCTGACGGTGATCGACGCCACCTCGATGTCCAGCCGAGGCTACTGCATCAACTACATGCGCCACAAGGGCGACGAGTACTCATTTGTCTTCAAGGAGCGATCCAAGGACTGCTACCACTGTGTCAGAACCATTATCCGCACCCTCAATGTGTTCGAAAAATTTGAGGGACCCTGCGTGGGCATACCAGCTGGACAGGAACCCACCGTGGACTATGTGTGTCGTGGTGTTAAGGATGACCAGCAGCTGATCACCCTCTTTAACGAGAACTTTGTGCCCATCAACTGCCGTTCGTCGCTTGAGGGAGTGTGGCACTTTACGTACCAG AACCGTTTCCGATTCACGGGCGTATGTGATAAGCCTGATGCTCGCATTCAGTCCTGTCAAACGGCGGGAACCCAGTTCCTTATCCAGAACCAGAAGTTCAACGTCACCTACCAGCAGTGCGAGGGTATGGAGGGCACATTTACTGGTACCGTGGAGTTCAGCTGCCTGGGCGATTGGTTTGTGGGCAAGAATCACTACTTTGCCGTCGCCAATACGAAGGAATCGCGTAAGGATGAGAAGTACCGCTGCTTCCTCAAGAATCGTGATGACGATCTGTACGTGGGCGTTTCCATTACGGCCGAGTGTAACACACTGAAGACGCCAGAAACCTCTCCGGAGCGTCTGAAGCTGACGCCCGTGAAGGCCGAGTTTGTGGAACCCGGTTGCACGCTACCCCAAAACTTTAGCGGCGAATGGGTGAACACTGCCAACATTGATGCCGATGTCTCGATCAGTGAGACCCACATCAACGAGACGTACTATCCGGATAAGGCTCGATACCGAAAGACCATCTATGTTTGCCGAGAGCGACGAGGTAATCGTGTAATGATGGCCCGCCTCACCGTCGACGGTTGCCAGAAAGATTATGTGTGTTTTGACTTTATGCCCCGCCACCACAACATTATTCGCTACCGCAAGGGTTTGGCTGTGATCAAGGACGATTTCAGTACAGTCTGCTCCTGGGTACAGTTCCCCAACTCGGAGGCATGGAAATATGACCTGTTTCTTGCCCGAAATCCTGTGCCTGTTCGTTGCCCCGTTGCGGGAAAATTCAACTTTACGCAGCGAGGAGAGCATCCATTTAGAACGag AATCCTTGGTGGTGTCACTTTGAGTCCGCGTCCCGATATCCATTGCAAGCAGAACATCTCGGATTTGTCGGTTTGCGATACTGATCAAAAGGAATTGGCGGTGGATGAAAACTACTGCCTGTCGGTGGATCATTTGGGTCGTCCTGTTGATATCTACAGTGACCCCGATTACCGCATGAAGTGCATTGGCTTCTGGAAGGAGAACCTCAAGTCCTACCTGATCACCTACGACGATCTGGATCCGCTATCCAAGTATCGCTGCTGGGTCTATCAGCGCGCTGACCTCAACCGTGTCCTCATGTCGCAGGCTGTGGGTGCATTCTGCAAACTGGAGCAGGACGTGACCTCGTGGAACCACTCGGAGGGTGCCGCCGTTGCCATCGATGCCGTGGAGTACGAAAGGGAGCGCGACGACTGTCCCATGTACTTTGATGACGGATTGAACCCTTGGAAGCCGTCGGATGCCTCCAACATCATATTCGACTGGGACTTTTACCGAGCAGGAGCAGCGACACTCAATTCACAGCTGACTGGTCTCGTTATCGTGGCCTTAGTCCTGGTTAGGAGTTTAGTAGCTTACTAA
- the LOC120451524 gene encoding lipid storage droplets surface-binding protein 1 isoform X1, with the protein MATATSGSGLHLEAIDRIGSIPLVESSVKRVETIYDKVKNNNRLFSWYFETAEATITAAYETIQPAVKLFEPSIQRLDNVMCKSLDILEQRIPLVYLPPEMMYWNTKEYMSDHLVRPVLKRADSVKQIGNAVLESPLTHYAAERIDGAFTAGDKFVDKYLVPIQTDQDQTDVKKLVSALNDNFSPIRQQLNRMFGHKTPQEDDNDAVPDERGAIKAIHHGQRFSRKLKRRLTQRTIAEARALKKQSKEAIHVLIYAAELIATDPKQAVQKAKELWVYLSADEPENQARPATLEQLIVLLTRESARRVVHLVNFSAHVAANIPRNLAHTTTEVAHQIIYINHRIITISRLDKVKTISKEEAESLFKRMLAFYGNLQGLTNAYLERVASFLSGRMEAEKVTGSDGGNSNHRSSRRRQEPNHYSASHNNINGVY; encoded by the exons ATGG CAACTGCAACCAGCGGCAGTGGACTCCATCTGGAGGCCATCGATCGCATCGGATCCATTCCCCTGGTGGAATCCAGTGTGAAGCGCGTGGAGACCATCTACGACAAGGTGAAGAACAACAACAGGCTATTCTCCTGGTACTTTGAGACCGCAGAGGCCACCATTACGGCCGCCTACGAAACCATCCAGCCGGCGGTCAAGCTCTTTGAGCCATCCATTCAGCGCCTGGACAACGTGATGTGCAAGAGCCTGGACATCCTGGAACAGCGCATTCCACTGGTCTATCTGCCGCCTGAAATG ATGTACTGGAACACCAAGGAGTACATGTCCGATCACCTGGTGCGTCCGGTTCTGAAGCGCGCCGATTCCGTCAAGCAAATCGGCAATGCTGTCCTGGAGAGCCCACTTACCCACTATGCAGCGGAGCGCATTGATGGCGCCTTCACAGCCGGCGATAAGTTCGTGGACAAGTACCTGGTGCCCATCCAAACGGATCAGGATCAGACCGATG TGAAGAAATTGGTTTCGGCCCTGAATGATAACTTTTCGCCGATTCGACAACAGTTAAACCGAATGTTTGGCCACAAAA CCCCACAGGAGGATGATAACGATGCTGTGCCGGATGAGAGGGGTGCCATCAAGGCGATCCATCATGGTCAACGTTTCTCCCGCAAACTGAAGCGACGGCTCACCCAAAGAACCATCGCAGAGGCTCGCGCCCTCAAAAAGCAGAGCAAGGAGGCGATCCACGTGCTCATCTATGCCGCAGAACTG ATTGCCACCGATCCAAAGCAGGCCGTTCAAAAGGCCAAGGAACTGTGGGTCTATCTCAGTGCAGATGAACCCGAGAATCAAGCGAGACCCGCCACTCTGGAGCAGTTGATAGTGCTACTGACACGCGAGTCGGCCAGGCGGGTGGTGCACCTGGTGAACTTCAGTGCTCATGTGGCAGCCAATATACCCAG AAACCTGGCACACACAACGACAGAGGTGGCCCACCAAATCATCTATATCAACCACCGCATTATCACAATCTCCCGGCTGGACAAGGTTAAAACCATTTCGAAAGAGGAAGCTGAATCTCTCTTCAAGCGCATGCTGGCGTTCTATGGTAACCTGCAAGGCCTGACCAATGCCTACCTG GAACGCGTGGCCAGCTTTCTATCCGGACGCATGGAAGCCGAGAAGGTGACGGGCAGTGATGGCGGCAATTCCAACCACAGGTCCTCGCGGAGAAGGCAGGAGCCGAACCATTATTCAGCCAGCCACAATAACATCAACGGCGTCTACTAG
- the LOC120451524 gene encoding lipid storage droplets surface-binding protein 1 isoform X2 produces the protein MATATSGSGLHLEAIDRIGSIPLVESSVKRVETIYDKVKNNNRLFSWYFETAEATITAAYETIQPAVKLFEPSIQRLDNVMCKSLDILEQRIPLVYLPPEMMYWNTKEYMSDHLVRPVLKRADSVKQIGNAVLESPLTHYAAERIDGAFTAGDKFVDKYLVPIQTDQDQTDAPQEDDNDAVPDERGAIKAIHHGQRFSRKLKRRLTQRTIAEARALKKQSKEAIHVLIYAAELIATDPKQAVQKAKELWVYLSADEPENQARPATLEQLIVLLTRESARRVVHLVNFSAHVAANIPRNLAHTTTEVAHQIIYINHRIITISRLDKVKTISKEEAESLFKRMLAFYGNLQGLTNAYLERVASFLSGRMEAEKVTGSDGGNSNHRSSRRRQEPNHYSASHNNINGVY, from the exons ATGG CAACTGCAACCAGCGGCAGTGGACTCCATCTGGAGGCCATCGATCGCATCGGATCCATTCCCCTGGTGGAATCCAGTGTGAAGCGCGTGGAGACCATCTACGACAAGGTGAAGAACAACAACAGGCTATTCTCCTGGTACTTTGAGACCGCAGAGGCCACCATTACGGCCGCCTACGAAACCATCCAGCCGGCGGTCAAGCTCTTTGAGCCATCCATTCAGCGCCTGGACAACGTGATGTGCAAGAGCCTGGACATCCTGGAACAGCGCATTCCACTGGTCTATCTGCCGCCTGAAATG ATGTACTGGAACACCAAGGAGTACATGTCCGATCACCTGGTGCGTCCGGTTCTGAAGCGCGCCGATTCCGTCAAGCAAATCGGCAATGCTGTCCTGGAGAGCCCACTTACCCACTATGCAGCGGAGCGCATTGATGGCGCCTTCACAGCCGGCGATAAGTTCGTGGACAAGTACCTGGTGCCCATCCAAACGGATCAGGATCAGACCGATG CCCCACAGGAGGATGATAACGATGCTGTGCCGGATGAGAGGGGTGCCATCAAGGCGATCCATCATGGTCAACGTTTCTCCCGCAAACTGAAGCGACGGCTCACCCAAAGAACCATCGCAGAGGCTCGCGCCCTCAAAAAGCAGAGCAAGGAGGCGATCCACGTGCTCATCTATGCCGCAGAACTG ATTGCCACCGATCCAAAGCAGGCCGTTCAAAAGGCCAAGGAACTGTGGGTCTATCTCAGTGCAGATGAACCCGAGAATCAAGCGAGACCCGCCACTCTGGAGCAGTTGATAGTGCTACTGACACGCGAGTCGGCCAGGCGGGTGGTGCACCTGGTGAACTTCAGTGCTCATGTGGCAGCCAATATACCCAG AAACCTGGCACACACAACGACAGAGGTGGCCCACCAAATCATCTATATCAACCACCGCATTATCACAATCTCCCGGCTGGACAAGGTTAAAACCATTTCGAAAGAGGAAGCTGAATCTCTCTTCAAGCGCATGCTGGCGTTCTATGGTAACCTGCAAGGCCTGACCAATGCCTACCTG GAACGCGTGGCCAGCTTTCTATCCGGACGCATGGAAGCCGAGAAGGTGACGGGCAGTGATGGCGGCAATTCCAACCACAGGTCCTCGCGGAGAAGGCAGGAGCCGAACCATTATTCAGCCAGCCACAATAACATCAACGGCGTCTACTAG
- the LOC120451525 gene encoding probable oligoribonuclease has translation MLYSLRRVGLLLNRQILGSFAFNSTGTMSSGCGLDTDIVWMDLEMTGLDIEKDQILEVSCIITDKDLNVKSEGPCFAINHPQEVFDTMNEWCKEHHSKSGLVDRCKSSDVKPEQASNLLLSYLERNVPKRACPLGGNSVYMDRLFLKRFMPLVDDYLHYRIVDVSTIKELARRWRPEVLTTAPKKSFAHRSLDDILESINELKYYKANFFK, from the coding sequence ATGCTTTATTCACTTCGACGCGTGGGATTGCTTTTGAACCGGCAAATTTTGGGCTCTTTCGCTTTCAATTCCACTGGCACAATGAGCAGCGGCTGTGGCTTAGACACTGACATCGTGTGGATGGACCTGGAGATGACCGGGCTGGACATTGAAAAGGACCAAATCCTGGAGGTGTCCTGCATCATTACGGACAAGGACCTGAATGTGAAGTCCGAGGGACCCTGCTTTGCCATCAACCATCCACAGGAGGTCTTCGACACGATGAACGAGTGGTGCAAGGAACACCATTCCAAATCTGGTCTTGTGGATCGATGCAAGAGCTCAGATGTAAAGCCCGAACAAGCCTCCAATCTATTGCTATCCTATCTCGAAAGGAACGTACCGAAGCGCGCATGTCCGCTCGGCGGGAATTCCGTCTACATGGACCGACTATTCCTCAAAAGATTCATGCCATTGGTAGATGATTACCTGCATTACCGCATCGTGGATGTGTCCACCATCAAGGAACTGGCCAGGCGCTGGCGTCCCGAAGTGCTGACGACCGCTCCCAAAAAAAGTTTCGCGCATCGCAGCTTGGACGACATCCTGGAAAGCATCAACGAGCTTAAGTACTATAAAGCGAACTTCTTTAAGTAA
- the LOC120450969 gene encoding dnaJ homolog subfamily C member 8 isoform X1, which produces MSSSSARDQPGTSQDTFEDFYTEVKEIEKRDSVLTPSQQIDRLLRPGSTYFNLNPFEVLQIEPEVELADIKKRYRTLSILVHPDKNPDNQERAQMAFDIVSRSWKILENELTRKRCLEVYEEAKGRTDQMIAEKRRKLKKEGRPTEPIPEDDPTKYKHAIYVMVMKLFADMERRRQKLDQRDQEERKRKRETEIEEEERVKADREWQQNFEESRQSRVNSWHDFQSGAGKSKKAKKQKHMTGMMVPPKFKPESR; this is translated from the exons ATGTCCTCCTCGTCCGCCAGAGACCAACCGGGAACCTCCCAGGACACCTTCGAGGATTTTTACACAGAA GtgaaagaaattgaaaaacgTGATTCAGTTTTAACTCCTTCTCAACAAATTGATCGTTTACTTCGTCCAGGTTCAACGTACTTCAATCTCAATCCGTTTGAGGTGCTCCAAATCGAGCCCGAGGTCGAATTGGCGGACATAAAAAAGCGATACCGCACCTTGTCGATCCTCGTCCATCCAGACAAGAATCCCGACAACCAGGAGCGCGCTCAAATGGCATTCGATATTGTGTCGCGTTCCTGGAAAATCCTGGAAAACGAGCTCACGCGCAAAAGGTGTCTGGAGGTGTACGAGGAGGCAAAGGGGCGAACGGATCAAATG ATTGCAGAGAAGCGCAGAAAGCTTAAAAAAGAGGGTCGGCCAACTGAGCCAATACCCGAGGATGATCCCACCAAGTACAAGCACGCTATCTACGTTATGGTCATGAAGCTGTTTGCCGACATGGAGCGTCGGCGGCAGAAGCTCGACCAGCGCGACCAGGAGGAGCGAAAGCGTAAGCGCGAAACGGaaatcgaggaggaggagcggGTAAAGGCGGACCGCGAATGGCAGCAGAACTTTGAGGAGTCCCGCCAGAGCCGGGTGAACAGCTGGCATGATTTTCAGTCGGGTGCCGGCAAGTCAAAGAAAgccaagaaacaaaaacatatgACCGGCATGATGGTTCCACCAAAATTTAAGCCCGAATCGCGATAA
- the LOC120450969 gene encoding dnaJ homolog subfamily C member 8 isoform X2 produces MAFDIVSRSWKILENELTRKRCLEVYEEAKGRTDQMIAEKRRKLKKEGRPTEPIPEDDPTKYKHAIYVMVMKLFADMERRRQKLDQRDQEERKRKRETEIEEEERVKADREWQQNFEESRQSRVNSWHDFQSGAGKSKKAKKQKHMTGMMVPPKFKPESR; encoded by the exons ATGGCATTCGATATTGTGTCGCGTTCCTGGAAAATCCTGGAAAACGAGCTCACGCGCAAAAGGTGTCTGGAGGTGTACGAGGAGGCAAAGGGGCGAACGGATCAAATG ATTGCAGAGAAGCGCAGAAAGCTTAAAAAAGAGGGTCGGCCAACTGAGCCAATACCCGAGGATGATCCCACCAAGTACAAGCACGCTATCTACGTTATGGTCATGAAGCTGTTTGCCGACATGGAGCGTCGGCGGCAGAAGCTCGACCAGCGCGACCAGGAGGAGCGAAAGCGTAAGCGCGAAACGGaaatcgaggaggaggagcggGTAAAGGCGGACCGCGAATGGCAGCAGAACTTTGAGGAGTCCCGCCAGAGCCGGGTGAACAGCTGGCATGATTTTCAGTCGGGTGCCGGCAAGTCAAAGAAAgccaagaaacaaaaacatatgACCGGCATGATGGTTCCACCAAAATTTAAGCCCGAATCGCGATAA
- the LOC120450967 gene encoding helicase SKI2W gives MSEIRGEENLERLRNYILRPELSLHNPLPDVLPRKFDPLRLLHAPRCPASTKLIPRRDQSGQILEFVEVDLEDVGASANNSMSMQREPGLLEEATRGSHSNFPFWPGGFDEQRQQIAALDVENFQLGDKLLTVPPGFSSGYDFSQSQSVTLPPVVADPSNVDLLENLEQDLDVQEWMKLTRSEGTSSTGPPQSANHLNVQLPSEDFKDVDDHIMKADLKPVLNISTTTKNFKSDWAEMVDISQPINDFKEQIPCPAMDFPFELDVFQKQAILKLEQRQYVFVAAHTSAGKTVVAEYAIALSKRDLTRTIYTSPIKALSNQKYRDFRKTFKDVGLITGDLQIEPTASCLIMTTEILRSMLYCGSEVTRDLEWVIFDEVHYINNPERGHVWEEVIILLPEHVNIIMLSATVPNTLELADWVGSTKKRKVYVISTLKRPVPLTHFLYTGAGGKSRDDMFLLVDAQGKYLQGNYEKAVERKKEMQGKAKGGPTGSKNHINAKQEQYTWIGLIDFLKRNNKMPVVAFTLSRNRCDSNLAALQSVDLNTEKEKGAVQKFFLQCLAKLKPPDRTIPQVLILKDALQRGIGVHHSGILPILKEIVEMLFQNGLVKLLFATETFAMGVNMPARTVVFDSCKKFDGLEMRNLKPGEYIQMAGRAGRRGHDETGTAIIMCKGSVPPSMELRPMILGLPEKLQSQFILRYAVILTCLRIESIKVEDIMQFSFKEFNQKLQLPTQQKQLRLAEDKFAMLPNLGEHLQPLVNFYDKAVEYWKEKHRIMKFIVTQAKIQKELKVGRVIVITQGKHYNKLAILLSTKSVTGKDTIYKVLVLDHQFKAKDSNSLQQSELYYKILSLTPRNMTFQPEGIGGHTVLDIKAIDIINITKSTLKVDADAIIRNWEQRQLERFKDSPPGGSVVKAVTELNQLNESYIASADNIKYVNLSKEIVVSADSELAMLNYVDHLRRQVGELLPHTNIAGFEQEFAKVYERRMLEIHIEELRFKNSAKNLTLYPDYCNKLQVLRALKYIDELDEVTLKGKVACEMGQNELLITELILCNMFNDLEPAEIAALLSGLVFQAKLRDKPVIPEAMKKCVEAFEQINDTILAEEQRFQAAIESDNRLNFGLLEVVYEWARNKPFAEIMKLTTVQEGIIVRCIQQLNETLRDVKTAAIRIGNPGLQSKMEEASAAIKRDIVFTASLYTEL, from the exons ATGAGTGAGATTAGGGGCGAGGAGAACCTCGAGCGGCTGCGCAATTATATCCTGCGTCCGGAGCTGTCCCTCCACAATCCCCTGCCGGATGTTTTGCCCCGCAAATTCGATCCTTTGCGCCTGTTGCATGCGCCTCGTTGTCCGGCAAGCACCAAGCTGATTCCTCGCCGGGATCAGAGTGGCCAGATACTGGAGTTCGTGGAAGTGGACCTGGAGGATGTGGGCGCCAGTGCCAACAACTCAATGTCCATGCAGCGGGAGCCGGGTCTGCTGGAAGAGGCGACGCGTGGCTCCCACTCCAATTTTCCCTTTTGGCCTGGTGGCTTCGATGAGCAGCGCCAGCAGATCGCTGCTCTGGATGTCGAAAACTTTCAGCTGGGGGACAAGCTGCTAACGGTACCACCGGGCTTTAGCTCTGGCTACGATTTCTCCCAATCACAGTCCGTAACACTGCCGCCCGTGGTCGCCGATCCCAGTAACGTGGATCTATTAGAGAACCTCGAGCAGGATTTGGACGTCCAGGAATGGATGAAGCTAACGCGCAGTGAGGGAACAAGCTCCACTGGACCGCCTCAAAGCGCCAACCATTTGAACGTGCAACTTCCTTCAGAGGATTTCAAAGATGTAGACGATCACATCATGAAGGCTGACCTGAAGCCAGTGCTGAACATTTCTACCACCACGAAGAACTTTAAGAGCGACTGGGCCGAAATGGTGGACATTAGCCAACCCATCAATGACTTCAAAGAGCAGATACCGTGCCCCGCCATGGATTTTCCCTTCGAACTGGATGTCTTTCAAAAGCAGGCCATTCTCAAGCTGGAACAACGCCAGTACGTTTTCGTTGCAGCCCACACGTCAGCTGGCAAGACTGTTGTAGCTGAATATGCCATCGCCCTATCCAAGCGGGATCTCACCCGCACCATCTACACATCGCCGATCAAGGCGTTGTCCAATCAGAAGTACCGCGACTTCCGAAAGACCTTCAAGGATGTGGGCCTTATCACAGGCGACCTGCAGATTGAGCCCACCGCTTCTTGTCTGATCATGACCACCGAGATTTTACGCTCAATGCTGTATTGCGGCAGCGAAGTCACACGGGATCTGGAGTGGGTGATCTTCGACGAGGTGCACTATATTAATAACCCAGAGAGAGGACATGTCTGGGAGGAGGTCATCATACTGCTGCCCGAACATGTAAACATTATAATGCTGAGTGCCACCGTGCCCAATACCTTGGAATTGGCGGACTGGGTGGGAAGCACCAAGAAAAGAAAGGTCTATGTGATCAGCACTTTAAAACGGCCAGTGCCTCTGACGCATTTCCTTTATACTGGTGCTGGAGGAAAGAGCCGTGATGACATGTTTCTGCTGGTGGATGCCCAGGGAAAGTATCTACAGGGTAACTACGAGAAGGCCGTGGAGCGCAAGAAGGAGATGCAGGGCAAAGCCAAAGGCGGCCCAACTGGGTCAAAGAACCACATCAATGCCAAGCAGGAGCAGTACACATGGATTGGTCTAATCGACTTTCTGAAGCGGAACAACAAGATGCCAGTGGTGGCTTTCACTCTGTCCCGCAATCGGTGTGACTCCAATTTGGCCGCCCTGCAGTCGGTGGATCTGAATACGGAAAAGGAGAAGGGTGCCGTGCAGAAGTTCTTCCTGCAGTGTCTGGCCAAACTGAAGCCCCCGGACCGTACTATTCCGCAGGTTCTTATTCTTAAGGACGCTTTGCAGCGAGGAATCGGGGTGCATCACAGCGGCATCTTGCCCATTCTTAAGGAGATCGTGGAGATGCTGTTTCAGAATGGGCTAGTTAAGCTGCTCTTCGCCACTGAAACGTTTGCCATGGGTGTCAACATGCCCGCACGCACTGTGGTCTTTGACTCGTGCAAAAAGTTTGACGGACTGGAGATGCGTAACCTGAAACCGGGCGAATACATCCAAATGGCCGGCAGAGCTGGACGGCGTGGACACGACGAGACGGGTACGGCGATCATAATGTGCAAGGGCAGTGTGCCACCATCAATGGAGTTGCGGCCCATGATCCTGGGCCTGCCGGAGAAGCTGCAGTCACAGTTCATTCTGCGCTATGCGGTAATCCTCACATGTCTGCGCATCGAGAGCATCAAGGTGGAGGATATCATGCAGTTCAGCTTCAAGGAGTTTAACCAGAAGCTGCAGTTGCCTACGCAGCAGAAGCAACTTCGCCTGGCCGAAGACAAGTTCGCCATGCTCCCAAATCTCGGCGAACATCTGCAGCCGCTTGTCAACTTTTACGACAAAGCCGTCGAGTATTGGAAGGAAAAGCACCGCATCATG aaatttattGTAACACAAGCCAAGATCCAGAAAGAACTGAAGGTTGGCCGCGTCATTGTCATTACGCAGGGCAAGCACTACAACAAACTGGCCATTCTACTCAGCACCAAATCTGTCACGGGCAAGGATACCATCTATAAGGTGCTAGTGCTGGATCATCAATTCAAGGCCAAGGATAGCAACAGCCTCCAGCAAAGCGAGCTCTACTACAAAATACTGTCGTTGACGCCGAGGAACATGACCTTCCAGCCCGAGGGAATCGGGGGACACACTGTGCTGGACATCAAGGCTATAGACATTATCAATATCACCAAGAGCACATTGAAAGTCGATGCAGACGCGATTATCCGGAATTGGGAGCAGCGGCAGCTGGAGCGGTTCAAGGATTCGCCGCCTGGTGGATCGGTGGTCAAGGCCGTTACCGAGCTAAACCAGCTAAATGAGAGTTACATTGCCAGCGCGGATAACATCAAATACGTAAATCTGTCCAAGGAGATAGTCGTGAGTGCTGACAGCGAGCTGGCAATGCTTAACTACGTAGATCACCTGAGACGTCAGGTGGGTGAATTGCTGCCCCATACCAACATTGCCGGTTTCGAGCAAGAGTTTGCCAAAGTTTACGAGCGCCGGATGCTGGAGATCCACATTGAGGAACTGCGCTTCAAGAACTCTGCTAAGAATTTGACCCTCTATCCGGACTACTGCAACAAGCTGCAGGTGCTGCGAGCCCTGAAATACATAGATGAACTGGACGAGGTTACGCTTAAGGGAAAAGTTGCCTGTGAGATGGGCCAAAATGAGCTACTAATCACGGAACTCATTCTATGCAACATGTTCAACGATCTGGAGCCGGCAGAAATAGCCGCCCTGCTCTCTGGCCTCGTCTTCCAGGCAAAGTTGCGAGATAAACCTGTAATACCAGAGGCGATGAAGAAGTGCGTGGAGGCCTTTGAGCAGATCAACGATACTATTCTCGCCGAGGAGCAGCGCTTCCAGGCAGCCATCGAGAGCGATAATCGCCTCAACTTTGGCCTCTTGGAAGTGGTCTACGAATGGGCTAGAAATAAG CCCTTTGCTGAGATTATGAAACTGACCACCGTGCAGGAGGGCATCATTGTACGATGCATACAGCAACTGAACGAAACCCTGCGTGATGTTAAAACGGCTGCCATTCGGATTGGCAATCCTGGACTGCAGTCTAAGATGGAAGAGGCGTCGGCGGCTATCAAGCGCGATATTGTGTTCACCGCATCCTTGTACACAGAACTGTAG
- the LOC120450968 gene encoding uncharacterized protein C11D3.03c: protein MAAAAPAETPTAPASWCGRGAKPRTFEKQPPVICYDKPAASIVSKEEYDDKRYRALTGDLVETLIVPKREARTWTMQEGDLCRVTVHEGSQVGDMNFWNLENTAERFYSGKTRQLHSSHLRVYDRLWSCLPHLRPMATFVFDSLAAYGIDEDGGALHDVIGTRCDGYTYKLITGKERVGSCHSSLVKAVVEERGLTEQDVHDVWNIFMCTGFTRITHQYFCKASPARKGDFIEFVADMNLLVALSACPQGDVSIQVGAEVPDEKCHPLKVEVFRRK, encoded by the exons atggctgctgctgctcccgctgAAACCCCCACTGCGCCCGCCTCCTGGTGTGGACGCGGTGCCAAGCCCCGCACCTTTGAGAAGCAACCGCCAGTGATCTGCTATGACAAGCCCGCGGCATCGATCGTTTCCAAGGAGGAGTACGAT GATAAGCGCTATCGAGCACTGACTGGCGATCTGGTGGAGACACTGATTGTGCCTAAACGGGAGGCACGCACCTGGACCATGCAGGAGGGCGATTTGTGCCGCGTGACCGTCCACGAAGGTTCCCAGGTGGGCGACATGAACTTTTGGAATCTGGAGAACACCGCCGAGCGCTTCTACTCGGGCAAGACGCGCCAGCTGCACTCGTCGCATCTGCGCGTCTACGATCGCCTGTGGAGCTGCCTGCCCCATCTGCGTCCCATGGCCACCTTTGTGTTCGATTCCCTCGCCGCCTATGGAATAGATGAGGATGGCGGTGCTCTGCACGACGTGATTGGGACGCGCTGCGACGGCTACACCTACAAGCTAATCACGGGCAAGGAACGGGTGGGCAGCTGCCACAGTTCCCTAGTCAAGGCGGTGGTGGAGGAGCGCGGCCTGACGGAGCAGGATGTGCACGATGTGTGGAACATCTTCATGTGCACCGGGTTCACGAGGATCACTCATCAGTATTTCTGCAAGGCAAGTCCCGCACGCAAGGGGGATTTCATTGAGTTTGTGGCCGATATGAATCTTCTGGTGGCCCTGAGCGCCTGTCCGCAGGGCGATGTCTCCATCCAAGTTGGTGCCGAAGTGCCGGACGAGAAGTGCCACCCACTCAAGGTCGAGGTGTTCCGCCGCAAGTAA